The Rhizobium sp. WSM4643 genome contains the following window.
TGAGATAGACGCCTGTCACGACCACCACGGTGCCGACGATCAACGGCAGGGTCAGCGGCTCCCCAAAGGCGATGAAGGCTTCGAGAGCGACCGTTGGCGGCATCAGGTAGATCAGCGAGGCGGCGCGCGACACCTGACCCCGGCGGATCAGATGAAGTAGCAGCCCGACGCCGCCCATCGACAGACCGAAGACCGACCAGGCGAGTGCGCCATAGGCCTGCTCGGTGCCGTCGAAATGCTGATGCTCGAACATTAGCGAAAGCGGCAGGGTGAGGATCAGCGCGCCGATATATTGCAAAGTCGCGATGGTTCTGAGGTCGCCGGATTGCAGGTGCTTCTTCTGATAGAGCGTGCCGTAGGTGACGGACGCCATGGCGACGAGGTTGATCGCTAGCGGCAGGGCTGCATGTGTGAGATCGGCGGTCGCCGGGCCGAGCAGCTTCGGCGAAATGGCAATGGCAATGCCGATAAAGCCGAGGGCAAGGCCAAGTTTCTGCGCCTGCTGCAGCCGCTCGCCGATGAGGAAGGGAGCTGCCATTGCCGTCAGCAGCGGCTGCAACGCCGCGATGATGCCCGATATGCCGGCCGGCACGCCATTGGCGATGGCCCACCAGAGACCGGCGAGATAGAAGCCATGCAGGAAGAAACCGGAATAGATGGCGCGCAGCGCCGTCGCCCGACTTTTCGGCCATTGCGCCCGCACCACCAGGCAGAGTGCCAGGAATGCCGCCGCCGACAGCGCGTAACGTATCGAAAGAAAAGTGAAGGGCTCGGAATGCAGCGAGGCATATTTCGCCACTACCCAGCCCGTGGACCAGAGTAGGACGAAAACGGCGGGGGCAAGGCGATCGAAGGACATGGGGCGGCTCGGGAGAGAAGGGTCGCCGTGCTGATAGCCCCACCCGGCGGCTGCCGTCAAAGGCGAAGCGTTGATGTTTATTTGAAATTTCGCTGATGGCAGAGACCCAGGGCGGTCGCGCCAGCCGGCGTTTACCAAGGAGGGCGGGCGGGGCGCCTACGCGCGTGACCATATTCGACCGTCTTGCCCGAACGAAAAGCGATCACATGCTCAGATTTTGCGCAAGCCTCGGGATCACCCATCCATCATGCCGCACTGCATCACTTAAAATGCCCAGATTTTCACCCGTTTCTCGCAGCGCAAAATCTTTTCCTCGAACTGCGCATGGTTCTTGCATTGCCATTTGCGTTGTATTCAAATGAACAAAAAGGGGAGCCGCGCTTTTGGCATTTGATGAAATGATTACCGGGGACGAAAGTCCTCGCCCGCCTTACGACAAATACTTCGAGTGGTACAACAGCCAAGACCGGGCGCATCTGATTGCCAAGTCCCGCGATGCGGAAAACATCTTCCGGAAGACAGGCATCACCTTCGCGGTCTACGGCCATGCCGACAGTTCCGAAAAGCTCATCCCCTTCGACATCATTCCCCGCATCA
Protein-coding sequences here:
- a CDS encoding DMT family transporter translates to MSFDRLAPAVFVLLWSTGWVVAKYASLHSEPFTFLSIRYALSAAAFLALCLVVRAQWPKSRATALRAIYSGFFLHGFYLAGLWWAIANGVPAGISGIIAALQPLLTAMAAPFLIGERLQQAQKLGLALGFIGIAIAISPKLLGPATADLTHAALPLAINLVAMASVTYGTLYQKKHLQSGDLRTIATLQYIGALILTLPLSLMFEHQHFDGTEQAYGALAWSVFGLSMGGVGLLLHLIRRGQVSRAASLIYLMPPTVALEAFIAFGEPLTLPLIVGTVVVVTGVYLTNRKAFSQDRPAAA